The DNA segment TCTTCCTGCACCAGTTGCCAGGAAAAACCGCCTACCACGGGGGCGTGTGGACCGCAGGCCATGCCCAGCAGGAGCAAAAAGGGAATGGCGGAGTAATTCAGTTTGTTTGCCGCGATGGTGGCGNCCGTAATTAAAACAAAAAGCAACCCCAGGTTGGTGACCAGATCGCTTATATGCATGANCAACCCCGTGGCTAGAGCATTTCACTGATAAACTTTTTCATTTTCTCAGCGTGGCCGGCCACGACCAGCGTTTGCCCCGGCTGAAAAACAAAGCCCGGGCCGGGGTTGATGCAGGCTCCGTCCTTCCTGTTGCGACACCGGTCATCAATCACGGCCACCACCACAATGGCGTGGTTTTTGCGCAGGCCCAGCTCGCCAATGCTGCGGCCGTTAATGGGCGAAGTTTCCTTTACCTTCAGCCAGTCGATGCGCAGGTCGGCTAC comes from the Desulfurispora thermophila DSM 16022 genome and includes:
- a CDS encoding cation:proton antiporter regulatory subunit — translated: MALIREAELPGLGKKYQVTLENGEEVAVIIHDDGNREVYHFLPDADEAVDSFIMNDQEARQLGSIIGGAFYQPRALEKLEAAVADLRIDWLKVKETSPINGRSIGELGLRKNHAIVVVAVIDDRCRNRKDGACINPGPGFVFQPGQTLVVAGHAEKMKKFISEML